The proteins below are encoded in one region of Clostridia bacterium:
- a CDS encoding flavodoxin domain-containing protein encodes WNFRVVKTGDSIDIGNGKKLIFIEMKMLHWPDSMATYMTGDNILFSNDAFGQHYAEEELFNDKADQCLLWSEAMKYYANILNPFSPLVKKKVEEIKALNLPIDIIAPSHGSIWRDNPMQIVEKYYDWSQNYQEDQITIAYDTMWDGTKHLAHKIAAEISRLSANTKVKVYNISVTNKTEIMTEIFKSKAIAVGSPTVGNSILSSVAGWLEFLKELKFKNKKAAVFGCYGWSGESTKELRERLTSAGFKVIEPEIKCNWNPKEEDYNKAIDVAKALCD; translated from the coding sequence GTGGAATTTTAGAGTTGTAAAAACTGGAGATAGTATAGATATAGGCAATGGCAAGAAGCTTATATTCATTGAAATGAAGATGCTGCATTGGCCTGACAGTATGGCTACATATATGACAGGCGACAATATTTTGTTCTCTAATGATGCGTTTGGACAACACTATGCAGAAGAAGAATTATTCAATGATAAGGCAGATCAATGCTTGCTTTGGAGCGAAGCAATGAAATATTACGCCAATATTCTTAATCCTTTTTCACCGCTTGTTAAGAAGAAAGTTGAAGAGATAAAGGCGCTTAATCTGCCTATTGATATCATAGCGCCCAGTCATGGCTCAATCTGGCGCGACAATCCCATGCAAATAGTAGAAAAATATTATGACTGGTCTCAAAATTATCAAGAAGATCAGATCACTATAGCTTACGATACTATGTGGGACGGAACAAAACACTTAGCGCACAAAATAGCTGCCGAAATTTCAAGGCTAAGTGCTAATACTAAAGTAAAAGTTTATAATATATCAGTAACCAATAAAACTGAGATAATGACTGAGATATTTAAGTCCAAGGCAATAGCGGTAGGTTCGCCTACAGTGGGCAACAGCATTTTGTCCTCTGTGGCTGGATGGCTTGAATTCTTAAAAGAACTCAAATTTAAAAACAAAAAGGCAGCAGTGTTTGGATGTTACGGCTGGAGCGGCGAGTCCACAAAAGAACTAAGAGAAAGACTCACCAGCGCAGGCTTTAAAGTTATAGAGCCCGAAATCAAATGCAATTGGAACCCTAAGGAAGAAGATTATAACAAAGCAATAGATGTAGCCAAGGCTTTGTGTGACTAA